In Acipenser ruthenus chromosome 6, fAciRut3.2 maternal haplotype, whole genome shotgun sequence, the following proteins share a genomic window:
- the LOC117410511 gene encoding histone H3.3A codes for MARTKQTARKSTGGKAPRKQLATKAARKSAPSTGGVKKPHRYRPGTVALREIRRYQKSTELLIRKLPFQRLVREIAQDFKTDLRFQSAAIGALQEASEAYLVGLFEDTNLCAIHAKRVTIMPKDIQLARRIRGERA; via the exons ATGGCCCGTACAAAGCAAACTGCACGTAAATCTACTGGTGGAAAGGCGCCCAGGAAGCAGCTGGCAACCAAAGCTGCCCGCAAAAGCGCCCCTTCTACTGGAGGAGTCAAGAAACCTCATCGTTACAG gcCAGGTACTGTGGCTCTTCGTGAAATCCGGCGTTACCAGAAGTCGACTGAGCTTCTGATCCGCAAACTGCCCTTCCAGCGTCTGGTTCGTGAGATTGCTCAGGACTTCAAAACTGATCTGCGTTTCCAGAGCGCTGCTATTGGTGCTTTGCAG GAGGCAAGTGAGGCATACCTGGTTGGCCTGTTTGAAGACACTAATCTGTGTGCTATTCACGCCAAACGTGTCACAATCATGCCAAAAGACATCCAGCTAGCACGTCGTATCCGTGGTGAGCGTGCTTAA
- the zgc:113227 gene encoding uncharacterized protein zgc:113227 → MHRRIEYKKKKMFLEESRSLSLLKMNMAIRLKAKKRILQYRIQCRRRCSVWTHIRSTDWWERIVGNFTDAQWLNTFRMSQETFEYLFQRLTPTLQRSHTKFRLCVPVHKRVAIALWKLATNSDYRIVEHLFGVSKATVCSCVQEFCMAVTKIVLQEHMAVPSAEQFAEMSDYFGRRWGVPQCVGAIDGSHIPIIAPQHYHCNYFNRKGWHSIILQAVVDGKGHFGDLNVGFPGSVHDARVLKNSTLWTLVSSNRLFPSITRNISGCDVGYYILGDPAYPLQRWLMKPFSDTGRLSGQQRQYNYRVSRARSVVENAFGRLKGRWRCLLKRNDCDVNLVKRMVLTCSVLHNICEKHGEYYSDDWAATLELEQPVHVLPERGVNEGAAVREALVEYFSADMCNTD, encoded by the exons ATGCATCGAAGGAttgaatataaaaagaaaaaaatgtttctgGAAGAGAGTCGCAGTCTGAGTCTTTTGAAGATGAATATGGCCATCAGACTTAAGGCAAAAAAG AGAATCCTGCAGTATCGGATCCAGTGCAGAAGGCGTTGCTCAGTATGGACACACATTCGATCAACAGATTGGTGGGAAAGAATTGTTGGGAACTTCACAGACGCCCAGTGGCTTAACACCTTCAGAATGTCACAAGAAACTTTTGAATACTTATTCCAAAGACTGACACCCACACTCCAAAGATCACATACAAAATTCCGCTTGTGCGTCCCTGTGCATAAAAGAGTAGCTATTGCTTTGTGGAAGCTTGCAACTAATTCAGACTACAGAATTGTAGAGCACCTATTTGGGGTCAGCAAAGCAACTGTATGCAGCTGTGTGCAAGAGTTTTGCATGGCAGTAACCAAAATAGTCCTACAAGAACACATGGCAGTTCCCAGTGCAGAGCAATTTGCAGAAATGTCTGACTACTTTGGACGAAGATGGGGAGTGCCTCAATGTGTTGGTGCAATTGACGGTTCACATATCCCTATTATTGCTCCACAACACTACCATTGCAACTATTTTAACAGGAAAGGGTGGCATTCCATCATTTTACAAGCAGTGGTAGATGGCAAGGGACACTTTGGGGACTTGAATGTAGGTTTCCCAGGCAGTGTTCATGATGCAAGAGTACTAAAAAATTCTACTCTTTGGACATTAGTATCCAGCAACCGCCTGTTCCCCAGCATCACAAGGAACATATCTGGATGTGATGTGGGCTACTACATTCTTGGCGATCCAGCATACCCTCTCCAGAGGTGGCTGATGAAACCTTTCTCAGACACTGGCAGGCTAAGTGGGCAGCAGAGGCAGTATAATTACAGGGTGAGCAGAGCAAGATCTGTTGTTGAGAACGCATTTGGGAGGTTGAAGGGCAGATGGCGGTGTCTACTGAAAAGAAACGACTGTGACGTTAACTTAGTAAAGAGAATGGTTTTGACATGTAGCGTGCTTCACAACATTTGTGAAAAACATGGGGAATACTACAGTGATGATTGGGCAGCCACACTGGAATTAGAACAACCTGTACATGTGTTACCAGAGAGAGGGGTGAATGAAGGGGCTGCTGTACGTGAAGCTCTTGTTGAGTATTTTAGTGCTGACATGTGCAATACTGATTAA